Genomic window (Oscillospiraceae bacterium):
AGTGATTTCGTTCCGATTGCTCCCCCACCTGCAGAATACGTAAATTTCAGCCTTTATGATAAATACAGCGATGTTATTCTTAAAGAAACAAATGCCACAGACGACAGCTACATATTTGAAACGGTATTCATAGGCGACTCGCTTAGTGTAGGTCTCAGAGCTTTTAAAATTCTTCCGGATACAAATGTACTTGCCGCCGGTTCTATCGACCCGTCACACGCACTGAAGGACAGTATAATTATGTTGCCTACTGCAAAAAAGGTAACTATCCCCGAGGCTTGCGGATATTACAAGCCGATACGGGCGGTTATCACGCTGGGAACCAATTCTGTTTCATGGCGTAAACCCGATGATTTTATTGAGCTTTACTCCAAGCTGATTGATGAAATTCTGAAAAATTCGCCCGAAACCGAAATCATCATTCAATCTATACCTCCTGTCAGTGAAGCATATGAAGCAAACGGAAGTAAAATCACAAACAAGGTTATAAATGCTTTTAACGAGCATCTTGCCCAGCTTTGCCGTGAACGCGGAATACCATTTCTTAACACAGCAGAAGCACTGAAGGATGAGCGCGGTTATCTGAATGAAAAATACCAAAGCGGCGATGGTCTGCATCTGAATAAATCCGCATACCAAATCTGGATAAACTATTTCAAAACACATTCCTCAAAAAACAAATAGCACAACATACCCCCCGTACTGAGAATAACCTCAGTACGGGGGGTATCACTTTGAATCATTCAGTCTGCAACCTCATAATCCTGCGCTTCAACTGTGTTTTTAAGAGTTTCATAGGGCACATCCTTAATCAGCTTTACAACAGCGGTGCCTTTTTCATGGCTTACAATCGCCTCCTGCACTCCGTCAATGGCTTCAAGGCACTTTTTAACACGTGCTTCGCAGTGTCCACACATCATACCTTTGATTTTAAGTGTTTTTTCCATTATTTTTTTCTCCTTGTTTTTGATTTTTCTATCTTTTGATGCACTGCTCAAATTTACAAAATTGAGTCTGAGTGCGTTTGTGACAACGCAAAAGCTGGACAAGCTCATCGCCGCCGCTCCGAACATGGGATCAAGTTGCCATCCGAACAGAGGTATCCACACACCCGCCGCCAGAGGGATACCGATAACATTGTAGATAAACGCCCAAAAAAGATTCTGATGAATGTTACTCAGTGTTGCTCTGCTAAGACGTATTGCCTTTGTAACATCCGAAAGCCTGCTCTTAACCAGCACAATATCAGCTGCATCTATCGCAACATCGGTACCTGCACCTATCGCTATACCTGCATCGGCTGCCGTAAGCGCAGGAGCGTCATTGATACCGTCGCCTACCATAGCAACTTTTCCGTACTTTTTGAGCCTTGTTACGGCATTTTGTTTTCCGTCGGGCAAAACACCCGCTATCAATTCATCCGCACCAACAGCATTCTTGACCGCATTGGCAGTACGTTCGTTATCACCCGTAAGCATAACAACATGTATACCCATATTGTGCAATTCGTTCACTGCACGCGGACTGTCTTCCTTAATTTCATCCGAAACAGCAATGATCCCTGCAAGGCTTCCGTCGTATCCGAACATAACGGGAGTTTTTCCCTGGTGGGCAAAGTCGTAAGCCGCGTTAACAGCTTCTTCGGATACAAAGCATTTTTCACTGACAAATTTAACGTTTCCTCCGACAATCTGTTTTTCTCCTTCGAAAGCCGTCAAGCCATTACCGGCAAAAGTGCAAAAATCAGATGTATCCCGGGGCTTCACAAGCATTTCTTCAGATTTTTCCGCTATTGCCTTAGCAAGGGGATGCTCGCTTTTCACCTCCAGCGAAAACGCCAATTCCATAAGCTCACGTTGTGAAATATCTCCGAACGGCATAATATCGGTAACATGCGGACATCCCTTTGTTATGGTTCCTGTTTTGTCAAGTGCCACAACATTTACATTTCCGCAAATTTCAAGTGCCGCAGCGGTTTTAAAAAGTATTCCGTTTCTTGCGCCCACACCGCTGCCAACCATTATGGCAACGGGTGTGGCAAGTCCAAGTGCACATGGACAGC
Coding sequences:
- a CDS encoding heavy metal translocating P-type ATPase, producing MRQYVVSGMSCAACSARVEKAVCALQGVTSCSVNLLTNSMLVDGAVSDDDIIKAVNDAGYGARKKGEQPKQNGYDEPEDTQTHQLKKRLLASLIFLVLLMYISMGHGMWGWKLPLFLENNHVAVGLAQLMLSAVIMVINQKFFISGFKALLNKSPNMDTLVALGSGASFTYSTVILFAMTWAQLEGDSQAVMGYMHELYFESAAMILTLITVGKVLESYSKGKTTNAIKSLIDMAPETATVITDGKETEVPAAQVKKGDIFVVRAGGRIPADGIVKEGNCAVDESALTGESIPVDKSPGDHVCAATVNQSGYIVCEAEKVGDDTALSQIIRMVSDAASTKAPIAKAADKVSGVFVPAVMAISAVTLLVWLLCGQSVGFALSRAISVLVISCPCALGLATPVAIMVGSGVGARNGILFKTAAALEICGNVNVVALDKTGTITKGCPHVTDIMPFGDISQRELMELAFSLEVKSEHPLAKAIAEKSEEMLVKPRDTSDFCTFAGNGLTAFEGEKQIVGGNVKFVSEKCFVSEEAVNAAYDFAHQGKTPVMFGYDGSLAGIIAVSDEIKEDSPRAVNELHNMGIHVVMLTGDNERTANAVKNAVGADELIAGVLPDGKQNAVTRLKKYGKVAMVGDGINDAPALTAADAGIAIGAGTDVAIDAADIVLVKSRLSDVTKAIRLSRATLSNIHQNLFWAFIYNVIGIPLAAGVWIPLFGWQLDPMFGAAAMSLSSFCVVTNALRLNFVNLSSASKDRKIKNKEKKIMEKTLKIKGMMCGHCEARVKKCLEAIDGVQEAIVSHEKGTAVVKLIKDVPYETLKNTVEAQDYEVAD